Proteins found in one Phoenicibacter congonensis genomic segment:
- a CDS encoding trigger factor, with protein MELKSEVTKVSDTRVKVSAEVDADTVSKELNVQYKKYANKYKFPGFRAGHAPRPVIDNAVGKETVYLDATEEVLNDAYHVLIEQESLRPVGEPNFEGKENEMLVEDKKPFKFEFELEVSPVVELDSYEPVEAYLPPTEATAEDIESQIDLYKGYAGVEEGEELTEEIIKEKMGFESEEKLREAIQGLVENEKKGALPRLKEDVVSLKLRERVQVEPTDEMVDYINNVLLNEMFQNLQQYGMTFDQYLASRKMSSDEFYDDVQKQAVDEAKTRMALDAWVRHFGLATTDEDITEEFEKAGIKDVEKTKKQWAESGRLWRLREAIERSKAVENAVENAKFTFDAEKAEHQFDYLNEDAENKDAEQKTNDEANKAESSEDVKPSEETAEKKDE; from the coding sequence ATGGAATTGAAGTCAGAAGTAACAAAAGTAAGCGATACGCGCGTAAAGGTTTCAGCAGAAGTTGACGCTGACACTGTTTCAAAAGAGTTAAATGTTCAATACAAAAAGTATGCAAATAAATATAAATTCCCAGGTTTTCGTGCAGGTCATGCTCCAAGACCAGTAATTGACAATGCGGTTGGCAAAGAGACAGTTTATCTTGACGCTACCGAAGAAGTTCTCAATGATGCCTATCATGTGCTCATTGAGCAGGAATCACTTCGTCCTGTTGGGGAGCCAAATTTTGAAGGAAAAGAAAACGAGATGCTCGTTGAGGACAAGAAGCCTTTCAAGTTCGAATTTGAGCTTGAGGTTTCTCCAGTAGTTGAGCTTGACAGCTATGAACCAGTTGAGGCATATCTGCCACCAACCGAAGCCACAGCAGAAGACATCGAGTCGCAAATAGATCTTTATAAGGGCTATGCTGGCGTTGAAGAAGGAGAGGAACTCACAGAAGAAATCATCAAGGAAAAGATGGGTTTTGAATCTGAAGAGAAGCTCCGTGAGGCAATCCAGGGTCTTGTTGAGAATGAGAAAAAAGGTGCATTACCTCGCCTTAAAGAGGATGTAGTTTCATTAAAACTTCGTGAGCGTGTTCAAGTTGAACCCACTGATGAGATGGTTGACTACATTAATAATGTTTTGCTTAACGAAATGTTCCAAAATCTTCAACAGTATGGCATGACATTTGACCAATATCTTGCTTCTCGTAAGATGAGTTCAGATGAGTTCTATGATGATGTACAAAAGCAGGCTGTTGACGAGGCAAAGACTCGCATGGCACTTGATGCTTGGGTTCGTCATTTTGGCCTTGCAACCACAGATGAAGACATCACCGAAGAGTTCGAAAAAGCAGGAATTAAAGATGTGGAGAAAACAAAGAAGCAGTGGGCTGAAAGTGGACGCCTTTGGAGACTTCGCGAAGCAATAGAGCGCTCTAAGGCTGTGGAAAACGCAGTTGAAAACGCTAAGTTTACTTTTGATGCCGAAAAAGCTGAGCATCAATTCGATTATTTAAATGAAGATGCAGAAAACAAAGATGCCGAGCAAAAGACAAATGATGAAGCTAATAAGGCTGAATCTAGTGAAGATGTGAAGCCTTCAGAAGAAACTGCTGAGAAGAAAGACGAATAA
- the sstT gene encoding serine/threonine transporter SstT, giving the protein MAEEVSQNKNLWQKWMDIPLVLRIVCGIIIGIILALTIPQAGDSLAALSDFIELLGKLFTTALKAVAPILVFFLVVSSIMNAKTAGNLKTVIILYLVATTLSAIVAVIACQLFPLTLVWPSTVDVEQTSPGSVGEVFTNVIVGMVSNPVDALAKGSFLSILFWAAIIGVALRRAKEPTRTFMEDMAHATTTAVRWVINVAPFGILGLVYTSVSEAGMEIFTSYGKVVLLLVGCMLLMTLIVNPIIVAVCLRKNPYPLLWRTLKESYITAFFTRSSAANIPVNLELCSKLGLDEESYSVSIPLGATINMGGAAITISIMAMCAANTLGITVEPAQAVLLCIIGALGACGASGVAGGSLLLIPLACSLFGIGNDVAMNVVAIGFIIGVIQDSFETAQNSSTDVLFTATADYMKQKKQGKEIHPGKDAVAA; this is encoded by the coding sequence ATGGCTGAAGAGGTTAGCCAAAATAAAAATCTTTGGCAAAAATGGATGGATATCCCTCTCGTCCTTAGGATTGTATGCGGAATTATAATTGGCATTATACTTGCGCTAACAATTCCTCAAGCAGGCGATTCTCTTGCTGCTCTGAGCGATTTTATCGAACTTCTTGGTAAATTATTCACAACAGCTCTTAAGGCAGTCGCACCTATCCTTGTTTTCTTTCTCGTGGTTTCCTCAATCATGAATGCAAAAACCGCTGGAAATCTAAAAACTGTCATCATTCTTTATTTAGTAGCAACAACGCTTTCTGCAATAGTTGCCGTTATTGCATGTCAACTTTTCCCCCTCACTCTAGTTTGGCCTTCCACAGTTGACGTAGAACAAACAAGCCCAGGTAGTGTTGGAGAGGTTTTCACAAATGTAATCGTTGGGATGGTTTCAAACCCTGTCGATGCCCTTGCTAAAGGTAGTTTCCTAAGTATTCTTTTTTGGGCAGCCATAATTGGCGTTGCACTACGTCGCGCAAAAGAACCAACCAGAACTTTCATGGAAGACATGGCTCATGCAACCACCACTGCTGTTCGCTGGGTTATAAACGTAGCACCTTTCGGTATTCTTGGTCTTGTTTACACATCTGTCAGTGAAGCAGGAATGGAAATATTCACGTCATATGGAAAAGTTGTTTTATTGCTTGTAGGATGCATGCTTTTGATGACACTGATAGTAAACCCAATAATTGTTGCAGTTTGCCTTCGCAAAAATCCTTATCCTCTCCTTTGGAGAACGCTCAAAGAATCATACATTACAGCATTCTTTACTCGTTCGAGTGCTGCGAACATCCCTGTCAACCTCGAGCTTTGTAGCAAACTAGGTCTTGATGAAGAGTCATACTCAGTATCAATTCCTTTGGGTGCAACAATCAACATGGGTGGAGCTGCTATCACAATTTCAATCATGGCAATGTGCGCAGCAAACACTCTTGGCATCACCGTTGAGCCAGCTCAAGCAGTGCTTCTTTGTATCATCGGCGCGCTTGGAGCATGCGGGGCATCAGGTGTTGCCGGCGGTTCGCTATTGCTCATTCCACTTGCATGCTCACTGTTTGGAATCGGAAATGACGTAGCAATGAACGTAGTTGCAATTGGCTTTATCATCGGCGTAATCCAAGACTCGTTTGAGACAGCTCAAAACTCATCAACAGACGTTTTATTCACCGCTACTGCTGACTACATGAAACAGAAAAAGCAGGGCAAGGAGATTCATCCTGGCAAAGATGCTGTGGCTGCCTAA
- a CDS encoding transposase produces MKWFNQKYARSGTLWNSRYYSKPIMDEQQMLQTVAYIFNNPVKAGMVKEPERYRWSSLKALESREFDAEACQILAQYLGIDNIIKYTKKVAHEPMDSSVKKVCEVIPKKKLSDLQAIDIVKKMVKKKNLGRVPSLSKKLLRRLVKKLLKMGSSISQISRITGMNRRLVVSLI; encoded by the coding sequence GTGAAATGGTTTAATCAAAAATACGCAAGATCTGGTACCCTTTGGAATTCCCGCTACTATTCAAAGCCAATTATGGACGAACAGCAAATGCTGCAAACGGTTGCATACATTTTCAACAATCCTGTTAAGGCAGGAATGGTTAAAGAACCTGAAAGATATCGTTGGTCTTCGTTAAAGGCGCTAGAGTCTCGCGAGTTTGATGCTGAGGCTTGTCAAATTTTAGCTCAGTATCTGGGTATCGACAACATCATTAAATATACTAAAAAAGTTGCACATGAGCCAATGGATTCGAGCGTGAAGAAAGTATGCGAGGTAATTCCTAAGAAGAAGTTATCGGACTTGCAGGCTATTGATATTGTGAAGAAGATGGTCAAGAAAAAGAACCTCGGTAGAGTCCCATCGCTTTCGAAGAAACTTCTTCGAAGATTGGTCAAAAAGCTGCTAAAAATGGGTTCAAGCATTTCACAAATTTCACGAATTACCGGCATGAACAGGCGCTTGGTTGTGTCATTAATATGA
- a CDS encoding DUF4430 domain-containing protein translates to MSGIYEETRVSEPIEGEVLDNSIEDDENGRSDPFAESLAESANKDVGCDKAARSATTVALSSSLEEDSVANSSKKISLQKKILLRVVVAIFCAGFACAAVFAINYVFSGEESVNDSNQVQSAGEKGINETKSDPSESEDPEEDTDSENSDSSNPEADVKVDGAATGSSEVGTLSNGGSVDENNSNGQAVTVNVSVYGHGVSGGGTFTFEPGATAYDALMACGLSVNAKNTVYGIYVAAIGGVAEKQYGDKSGWLYAVNGVTPNIACSGYVLENGDNVSWFYTDGNQ, encoded by the coding sequence ATGTCTGGAATCTATGAAGAAACCAGAGTGTCTGAACCAATTGAGGGAGAAGTTTTAGACAACTCGATAGAAGATGATGAGAATGGTAGGTCTGACCCCTTTGCGGAATCGCTCGCTGAAAGTGCCAATAAAGATGTTGGGTGCGATAAGGCTGCTAGAAGTGCAACAACAGTTGCACTATCTAGCAGCTTGGAAGAAGATTCTGTCGCTAACTCTTCAAAGAAAATTTCTTTGCAAAAAAAGATCCTTTTAAGGGTAGTAGTTGCTATTTTTTGCGCAGGGTTTGCATGTGCGGCAGTTTTTGCGATTAACTACGTTTTCTCTGGGGAAGAAAGTGTCAATGATTCAAACCAAGTACAAAGTGCTGGTGAAAAAGGCATTAATGAAACGAAGTCTGACCCCTCTGAGTCAGAGGACCCAGAAGAAGATACTGACTCCGAGAATTCTGACTCTAGTAACCCTGAGGCAGATGTTAAAGTGGACGGTGCGGCTACAGGGTCCTCTGAGGTCGGGACTCTTTCGAACGGTGGCTCTGTAGATGAAAACAATTCGAACGGCCAGGCGGTCACCGTAAACGTGAGTGTATACGGACATGGTGTCTCGGGAGGAGGAACATTCACATTTGAACCAGGTGCGACTGCCTATGATGCACTAATGGCTTGCGGGCTTTCTGTTAACGCTAAAAACACAGTTTATGGTATCTATGTAGCCGCAATTGGAGGAGTTGCTGAAAAACAGTATGGCGATAAAAGCGGGTGGCTTTATGCAGTTAACGGTGTTACCCCGAATATAGCCTGCAGTGGTTATGTTTTGGAAAATGGGGACAATGTTTCTTGGTTTTATACTGATGGCAACCAGTGA